The following are from one region of the Leptospiraceae bacterium genome:
- a CDS encoding SH3 domain-containing protein, producing MKKIILVTFILAFVSCGKKAEVTWDSALYSDAELTKKIADVKKGTVGTASGYRNHKWVAKESIHISIDGKEGYISPKYVVVGQNPAKSVYVWGYSDKYKHFFDPKDKAHYKEGYEFPDLAKLPKEKHSLDSLVKDSVIE from the coding sequence ATGAAAAAAATTATTTTAGTTACATTCATTTTAGCTTTCGTTTCCTGTGGAAAGAAAGCTGAGGTTACTTGGGATTCGGCACTTTACTCTGATGCTGAGCTAACAAAGAAAATTGCTGATGTAAAAAAAGGCACAGTAGGAACAGCAAGCGGATATAGAAATCATAAATGGGTTGCAAAAGAGTCCATTCATATCTCTATCGACGGCAAAGAGGGATATATCTCTCCTAAATACGTTGTAGTTGGACAAAATCCAGCCAAGTCTGTTTATGTTTGGGGATACTCTGACAAATACAAACACTTCTTTGATCCAAAAGACAAAGCTCATTACAAAGAAGGATATGAATTTCCAGACCTAGCAAAACTTCCAAAAGAAAAACATTCTCTAGACTCTCTCGTAAAAGATAGCGTTATCGAATAA
- a CDS encoding cytochrome c, with protein sequence MNHKNLLILIFLSIAVFNCEYKKPVLEFFPDMYDSPARESQELDAYHNEYGRRLPPEGTVPVGYFPYEFADIATPDEMTKEQGLKNPYPSKTTLANFQRGESRYQIYCSPCHGVAGAGNGNVVGPYPKFSIRPPSVVGAKIQGWTDGQIYHIITMGRGLMASYAAQIEPDDRWKIILYIRKMQEAELKAKAPANK encoded by the coding sequence ATGAATCACAAGAATTTACTTATCTTAATCTTCTTATCAATCGCGGTTTTTAACTGCGAATACAAGAAACCAGTGTTGGAATTTTTTCCTGACATGTATGATTCTCCTGCAAGAGAATCGCAAGAGTTAGATGCTTACCACAATGAATACGGAAGAAGACTTCCTCCAGAGGGAACCGTCCCTGTTGGATACTTTCCGTATGAATTTGCTGACATTGCAACTCCTGATGAAATGACAAAGGAACAAGGACTAAAAAATCCTTATCCTTCTAAAACAACTCTTGCAAACTTCCAAAGAGGAGAAAGCAGATACCAAATCTACTGCTCTCCTTGTCATGGGGTTGCAGGAGCAGGAAATGGAAACGTTGTAGGACCGTATCCTAAATTTTCTATAAGACCTCCAAGTGTTGTAGGTGCAAAAATCCAAGGATGGACGGATGGACAGATTTACCATATCATCACTATGGGTCGCGGGTTAATGGCTAGTTATGCGGCACAAATTGAACCGGATGACAGATGGAAAATCATTTTATACATTAGAAAAATGCAAGAAGCTGAGCTAAAAGCAAAAGCTCCTGCAAACAAATAG
- a CDS encoding DUF3341 domain-containing protein: protein MYLPRKEQFHFYEETSSGVFGLFDEPEQILEAARQTRDKKNYTGFDCLTPFPVHGLDEAMGLPRSGIPWITFAMGLVGSTFGFGYQYLTHAVDWPLNFSGKAYNAWPAFIPVTFEMTIFMAGVSSALALFFFSRVPTVGRKILHRDITSHKFALWIPSSAPGYKEADTVNFIKSLGATDVTVVKG, encoded by the coding sequence ATGTATTTACCAAGAAAAGAACAATTTCATTTTTACGAAGAAACTTCTTCTGGAGTATTCGGGCTTTTTGATGAGCCCGAGCAAATCTTAGAAGCAGCAAGACAGACTAGAGACAAGAAAAATTATACTGGCTTTGATTGTCTTACACCGTTTCCTGTTCATGGATTAGATGAAGCAATGGGACTTCCAAGATCCGGGATCCCTTGGATTACGTTTGCAATGGGTTTAGTTGGCTCCACATTTGGATTCGGCTACCAATACTTAACCCACGCAGTAGACTGGCCTCTTAACTTTTCAGGTAAGGCGTATAACGCATGGCCTGCGTTTATTCCTGTTACTTTCGAAATGACTATCTTCATGGCGGGAGTTAGCTCTGCACTTGCATTGTTTTTCTTCTCGCGTGTTCCTACTGTGGGAAGAAAGATTTTACACAGAGACATTACCAGTCACAAGTTTGCACTTTGGATTCCTTCTTCCGCACCCGGATACAAGGAAGCGGATACAGTCAACTTTATCAAATCTTTGGGCGCGACTGACGTGACCGTAGTAAAAGGCTAA